The following proteins come from a genomic window of Gimesia chilikensis:
- a CDS encoding NAD(P)-binding domain-containing protein gives MTDTETQPEVKTRLKRLAIIGGGSSGLISLKNALESLNEWEIICYEKSDRIIGCWGNPYPGFVSTSTKYTTQFSCFAPFNANVNPDGGTSRSEFFRNDEYGQYLEQFAEKFSLQGNILTQHRVDRISRNVDRDGWELLITDLREEQSESSTEYFDCVILCTGLTAQPVQIDCQIKMLPLSELNHLDGLGHITEQRIVVIGGGESAVDYANRLAQPELNNKVFLSLRSGIRVSPRYHPIRGVPSDFLRNRLMLSIHENIRNWIGQRFVELRIRYQETFRSLFPAKIVDDSSPSEIDQNAREIRKEWAFKLTKAAKDDLFNMFHNKSDDFLDAVGAGRITIVGPPDDNQFNVFRSFDSDQEERIEPTLVVPAVGFQERLSELSEGHIQLSDFYLGCVHATYPDLFLVGFARPIIGNIPSISEVQARYICGLIAETFPRPADIEALHRADAISRKVRFKHLRLESIYPVEMFPYCDQLARLMNTFPTMTSIGSLSVWYRMQLTPATTLHYDYRDKPAFEEFGSTPVYMPKSLILILLLLKPFDLVYRAFRRLFQRRP, from the coding sequence ATGACTGACACCGAAACACAACCAGAGGTGAAAACGCGACTGAAAAGACTGGCCATCATTGGTGGTGGAAGTAGTGGTCTGATCAGTCTCAAGAATGCTCTCGAATCTCTCAACGAATGGGAGATCATCTGTTATGAGAAGTCGGATCGTATCATCGGGTGCTGGGGAAATCCCTACCCGGGATTCGTGTCGACTTCCACCAAATACACCACGCAATTTTCATGCTTTGCCCCCTTTAATGCCAATGTGAATCCGGATGGTGGAACCAGTCGATCTGAATTTTTTCGGAATGATGAATATGGCCAATACCTGGAGCAATTTGCAGAAAAGTTCTCACTGCAGGGAAATATCCTCACACAACATCGCGTGGACAGGATTTCTCGCAATGTTGATCGAGATGGCTGGGAATTATTGATTACTGACCTGAGGGAAGAACAGTCAGAATCAAGCACAGAATATTTTGATTGTGTAATCCTCTGTACTGGACTGACTGCTCAGCCGGTGCAAATAGACTGTCAAATCAAGATGTTGCCCCTTTCCGAACTGAATCATCTCGACGGGCTGGGGCATATTACGGAACAACGTATTGTGGTCATCGGTGGTGGAGAGTCTGCCGTTGATTATGCCAACCGACTTGCGCAGCCTGAGTTGAATAATAAAGTCTTTTTGTCATTGAGGTCAGGGATTCGAGTCAGCCCCAGATATCATCCCATTCGAGGAGTGCCATCGGACTTTTTGAGAAATCGATTGATGCTATCGATTCACGAAAATATTCGAAACTGGATCGGCCAACGTTTCGTCGAATTGCGAATCCGTTACCAGGAGACATTCCGCAGTCTATTTCCTGCCAAAATAGTGGATGATTCATCGCCCTCTGAAATAGATCAGAATGCACGGGAGATCCGAAAAGAGTGGGCTTTTAAACTTACGAAAGCGGCTAAAGATGACTTGTTCAATATGTTTCATAACAAGAGCGATGATTTTTTAGATGCTGTCGGAGCAGGCAGGATTACCATTGTCGGGCCTCCTGATGACAATCAGTTCAATGTGTTTCGCAGTTTTGATTCCGATCAGGAAGAGCGTATCGAGCCGACGCTTGTTGTTCCGGCAGTGGGGTTCCAGGAGAGGCTGAGTGAATTGTCGGAAGGACACATTCAACTTTCGGACTTTTACCTGGGCTGCGTACATGCAACTTATCCTGACTTGTTCCTTGTCGGTTTCGCGCGTCCGATTATTGGGAACATCCCATCCATCAGTGAGGTGCAGGCACGTTATATTTGCGGGTTAATCGCCGAAACATTTCCTCGTCCTGCTGATATCGAGGCACTGCATCGGGCAGATGCGATCAGCAGAAAAGTTCGCTTTAAGCACTTAAGACTGGAGTCCATTTACCCGGTGGAGATGTTTCCATATTGTGATCAACTTGCCAGACTGATGAATACGTTCCCAACGATGACTTCTATCGGCTCTTTGTCTGTCTGGTATCGCATGCAGCTGACTCCAGCAACAACACTGCATTACGACTATCGTGATAAGCCAGCATTCGAAGAGTTTGGCTCCACTCCTGTCTATATGCCCAAGTCGTTAATCCTGATCCTGCTGTTGCTCAAGCCATTCGACCTCGTGTACCGAGCTTTTAGAAGATTGTTCCAACGAAGACCCTAA
- a CDS encoding glycosyltransferase family 2 protein — MVGGLKLPGEKTGRNPSLEKFVKNHHSRSRVSIIIAARNNERYLAETIESALQQSIPCEVIYSDDNSIDDSLELARQYQSQGLTVLESPRHQGVCETRNRGAAASSGDYLVFLDGDDIMPANYIEEHLKAMRDDTPFVYGPAQAFGDFSIFWDAPEWEGSDIWRNNFVNTSAMWRRKVFEVAGRWREGIKTMWDWDLALRGSRLGVPRRSNATLKYRQHAASWSANNREKTHDQQEAFMPEVRKLNARVAVGSIISGRIPKLFPAWMSAVAQATRLLDNSSKPELVLLDNSNDPDFRITIEKEVSRYWSTFQTIKIIPLEERVSHNCQSEEERRDTVSRFMAHACNQLRTHMGGEIHWIIEDDIMVPIQAGADLMQALVSGWTPPNAVSGCYHNRHIPQLYVGGWWNDDAPHEITDLPADPFQVDYAGTGCLMYWDSRTPRYWSSHHAGIPAHDWNWSMELTGSGGQLLMLPQVCCQHAIDDSSFV, encoded by the coding sequence ATGGTGGGCGGGCTGAAATTACCAGGAGAAAAAACGGGCAGGAATCCGAGTTTAGAAAAGTTTGTAAAGAATCATCATTCCCGCAGTCGAGTCAGCATTATTATTGCGGCCCGCAATAACGAAAGATATCTGGCAGAAACGATCGAGTCTGCACTGCAACAATCCATCCCGTGTGAGGTGATTTACTCGGACGACAACAGCATCGACGATTCCCTCGAACTGGCCCGTCAATATCAGTCGCAGGGGTTGACTGTTCTGGAGAGTCCTCGGCACCAGGGAGTCTGTGAAACGCGCAACCGTGGTGCCGCTGCATCTTCGGGGGACTACCTGGTATTTCTGGATGGCGACGACATCATGCCCGCCAATTATATCGAAGAACATTTAAAAGCGATGCGGGATGACACTCCCTTTGTCTATGGGCCGGCTCAGGCGTTTGGTGATTTTTCCATCTTCTGGGATGCACCAGAGTGGGAAGGATCTGACATCTGGCGCAACAATTTTGTCAATACTTCGGCAATGTGGCGTCGAAAAGTCTTTGAAGTGGCGGGACGCTGGCGCGAAGGTATTAAAACCATGTGGGACTGGGATCTGGCGTTGCGAGGATCACGCCTGGGAGTTCCCCGGCGCAGCAATGCGACGCTCAAATACCGCCAGCATGCGGCTTCCTGGTCGGCAAACAATCGAGAGAAAACCCATGATCAGCAGGAAGCGTTCATGCCGGAAGTACGAAAACTGAATGCGCGCGTCGCAGTGGGATCGATCATCAGTGGCCGAATTCCCAAGTTGTTTCCCGCCTGGATGTCTGCTGTTGCCCAGGCAACGCGGCTGCTCGACAACTCCTCAAAACCCGAGCTGGTTCTGCTTGATAACAGCAATGATCCCGATTTCCGTATCACAATTGAAAAAGAGGTGAGCCGCTACTGGTCCACATTCCAGACCATCAAAATTATTCCATTAGAAGAGCGCGTCTCTCACAACTGTCAGAGCGAAGAGGAACGGCGAGACACTGTGTCTCGCTTCATGGCTCATGCCTGTAATCAACTTCGCACGCACATGGGTGGCGAAATTCATTGGATCATTGAAGACGATATCATGGTCCCTATTCAGGCGGGCGCCGATTTGATGCAGGCTCTCGTTTCAGGCTGGACACCTCCCAACGCAGTGTCTGGGTGTTATCACAATCGCCATATTCCCCAGCTGTATGTCGGCGGCTGGTGGAACGACGATGCTCCCCACGAAATTACAGATCTGCCTGCAGATCCGTTTCAAGTCGACTACGCAGGTACTGGGTGTTTAATGTACTGGGATTCCAGAACCCCGCGTTATTGGAGCAGCCATCATGCAGGCATTCCCGCACATGACTGGAACTGGTCAATGGAGTTAACCGGATCGGGAGGGCAGCTGTTGATGTTGCCTCAAGTCTGTTGCCAGCACGCCATTGACGATTCCAGTTTTGTCTGA
- a CDS encoding serine/threonine-protein kinase has translation MTLSRNQFLSLLDESGIFSAKDVIALQETQDDSSETALDLAKTLVKNKKLNEFQIKMILQHKGDRLVLGDYLILREIGAGGMGKVYLAEHRRMKRKVALKTLPTKIALDEESIGRFQREVQAAAKLSHPNIVTAYDAGEAKGVSYFVMEYVDGINLSDLIKEHGVLQVDVAVNYIIQAAKGLGFAHSEGIIHRDIKPANLLLDLKGTVKILDMGLARIDNLEPSEVPATQLTESGSVKGTLDYMSPEQAQNTHAADARSDIYSLGCSLYYLLTSRVMYPADSFVKKILAHLEQPIPSIQKQRPEVPDELEAIFHKMVSKEPVERYNSTAELIEALESIPLDQSSQTDQPQQEPIQIQPGPRTAVLDEDLSTLFSLYKDDECFSEYGRICLDSTVMQPKARYPFMRWLLPLGFLALLWWAVSNQHLFFSPLKNPAKTATGAPEKAVSNPADKKSTIPVNPADNDRAAASRALELGGVVEISVDAEPQVIEKLSELPTGEFQTRKILLHENKQVLDEDLKWFCYLKNLETLDLYDTNITDVGIAHLKALPALSKIDLYNTKTGDAGLEQLSQFGTLRSITMQHTAVTNEGLKYLSGLSSLDSLNLGNTGINDSGLTHLKSLAGLQWLQLSFTNVTDSGLLYLQDLKSLRELYLTETQVTDDGKNLLMEALPECSIMQ, from the coding sequence ATGACATTATCCCGCAACCAATTTCTGTCACTACTGGATGAAAGCGGTATTTTTTCCGCTAAGGATGTCATTGCACTTCAAGAGACACAGGACGACTCCTCAGAAACCGCCCTGGATCTGGCAAAGACACTGGTCAAGAATAAGAAACTCAATGAGTTTCAAATCAAGATGATCCTGCAACACAAAGGTGACCGGCTCGTGTTGGGCGACTATCTGATATTGCGCGAGATTGGTGCGGGGGGGATGGGGAAGGTCTATCTGGCAGAGCATCGCCGGATGAAGCGAAAAGTGGCGCTGAAAACGCTTCCCACTAAAATTGCCCTGGATGAAGAATCGATCGGTCGGTTCCAGCGGGAAGTCCAGGCGGCGGCGAAATTGTCTCACCCCAATATCGTGACCGCGTATGACGCCGGGGAAGCCAAGGGGGTCTCTTATTTTGTGATGGAGTATGTTGATGGAATCAATCTGTCAGACCTCATCAAAGAACATGGCGTCCTGCAGGTTGATGTCGCCGTTAACTATATCATCCAGGCGGCTAAGGGCCTGGGGTTTGCTCACTCCGAGGGAATTATTCATCGAGATATCAAGCCTGCCAACCTGTTGCTGGACCTGAAGGGGACTGTCAAAATCCTGGATATGGGGCTGGCGCGAATCGACAATCTTGAGCCCAGTGAGGTGCCAGCCACGCAGCTGACAGAATCGGGAAGTGTGAAGGGGACACTCGACTATATGTCACCGGAACAGGCTCAGAATACACACGCTGCGGATGCACGCTCTGATATTTATAGCCTTGGTTGTTCCCTCTACTATTTACTGACCAGCAGGGTGATGTATCCGGCTGATTCATTTGTCAAAAAAATACTCGCTCACCTGGAACAGCCGATCCCTTCGATTCAAAAGCAGCGTCCTGAAGTACCTGACGAACTGGAAGCCATCTTTCATAAAATGGTGAGCAAGGAGCCCGTCGAACGATATAACTCAACCGCGGAACTGATTGAAGCACTGGAAAGCATTCCCTTAGATCAATCCTCGCAGACAGACCAGCCACAGCAGGAGCCGATTCAAATTCAGCCAGGCCCACGTACTGCCGTGTTGGATGAAGATCTCTCGACACTTTTTTCACTATACAAGGATGATGAGTGCTTTTCAGAGTATGGTCGTATCTGTCTTGATTCTACAGTCATGCAACCGAAAGCGCGCTACCCATTTATGAGATGGTTGTTGCCCCTCGGCTTTCTGGCGCTGTTGTGGTGGGCAGTCTCCAATCAGCATCTGTTTTTCAGCCCGCTCAAGAATCCGGCTAAAACTGCTACCGGTGCACCTGAAAAAGCCGTTTCAAATCCTGCGGACAAAAAAAGTACCATTCCCGTCAATCCCGCAGATAATGACAGGGCAGCTGCGTCGAGGGCATTGGAATTAGGGGGAGTGGTTGAGATTTCAGTCGATGCAGAGCCGCAGGTCATTGAGAAACTGTCTGAACTTCCCACCGGAGAGTTTCAAACTAGAAAAATCCTTCTGCACGAAAACAAACAGGTTCTCGATGAAGACCTGAAGTGGTTCTGCTATTTGAAGAATCTTGAGACTTTGGATCTCTATGATACGAACATCACCGATGTGGGAATCGCACATCTGAAAGCACTGCCAGCGCTAAGCAAGATTGATCTGTACAATACAAAGACGGGTGATGCGGGCCTGGAACAACTGAGTCAGTTTGGTACGTTGCGGTCAATTACGATGCAACACACAGCAGTAACGAACGAAGGTTTAAAATACCTGTCAGGGCTCTCCAGCCTCGACTCTTTAAATCTGGGGAATACGGGGATAAATGATTCCGGCCTGACCCATCTGAAAAGCCTGGCAGGTCTTCAATGGTTACAATTATCTTTTACCAATGTGACTGATTCTGGTTTGTTGTATCTGCAGGATCTGAAGAGTCTGCGAGAACTGTATCTTACCGAAACCCAGGTTACCGATGACGGAAAAAATCTGCTGATGGAAGCGCTCCCCGAATGCAGCATAATGCAGTGA
- a CDS encoding polyribonucleotide nucleotidyltransferase, whose amino-acid sequence MLSPSRRRFLLSGINLALTGSLTGCGTILYPERRGQPAGPLDWKIVGLNSIGLLFFFVPGVIAFAVDFINGTIYLPPHEYGIDNQNSQDVELKSVSIPPDQISPDEVSLLVSQHSGRKVILLPGEYETQPIQSIEEFWSVERKMNVQS is encoded by the coding sequence TTGCTTAGCCCATCTCGACGCCGTTTTCTATTATCCGGAATCAATCTCGCTCTCACAGGCTCTTTGACAGGTTGTGGAACCATTCTGTACCCCGAACGCAGAGGACAGCCTGCAGGGCCGCTCGACTGGAAAATCGTGGGCCTGAATTCCATCGGGCTCCTGTTTTTCTTTGTCCCCGGGGTGATCGCGTTCGCTGTTGATTTCATCAACGGAACCATTTATCTGCCTCCGCATGAGTATGGTATCGATAACCAGAATAGCCAGGATGTAGAACTGAAGTCGGTTTCAATTCCCCCCGATCAGATTTCCCCGGATGAAGTCAGCCTGCTTGTCTCACAGCATTCCGGTCGCAAGGTAATCCTGTTACCCGGGGAATACGAGACACAACCGATCCAATCGATCGAGGAATTCTGGTCCGTCGAACGGAAGATGAACGTGCAATCCTGA
- a CDS encoding DUF1552 domain-containing protein, protein MKNKINRRRFLIRSMAGSIALPGLPSLMSSALAGNSAITEDRGAGAGAQRFVAVGNLLGFQLKHFFPEKTGKDFEETKLLKPLAANRDQLTIYRGLDHGLRGGHFAVHTFLSGLLHHESKNRTDGNVTIDQFIADEIGNQTRFPSLTVGSEGGIHGGCQLSWTKSGVRVPPITGPAELFDRLFVADSKQVQARKVKENSLQASILDSIHDEARSLSKRVNSEDKAKLDEYFSSIRDVEKRLKLRQVWSDQPKPKAPFDKPADKNTVEDLPMLYELIALALQTDSTRIATLEIGGSFLPQHLGINKSYHGLSHHGNNEESVADLVTLELYQIEQFGKFLTRLAGISDGEQTLLDSTAVLFGSGMGNANSHTNSDLPIILAGGGYGTGEFKQAPAKGPGKVPLCNLFLDIAQRMGVEKEAFGTSTGRFS, encoded by the coding sequence ATGAAGAATAAAATCAATCGCCGTCGATTCTTGATTCGCTCCATGGCCGGATCGATCGCTTTACCAGGGCTGCCTTCTCTGATGAGTAGTGCCCTTGCAGGGAACTCAGCGATTACTGAGGACCGGGGAGCCGGTGCGGGGGCCCAGCGGTTCGTCGCGGTGGGTAATTTACTCGGTTTTCAACTGAAACATTTTTTCCCTGAGAAAACCGGCAAAGACTTTGAAGAAACAAAGCTGCTCAAACCTCTGGCTGCGAATCGCGATCAGCTGACAATCTATCGCGGACTCGATCATGGACTTCGCGGCGGTCACTTCGCCGTGCACACCTTCCTGTCAGGTCTGCTCCATCACGAGTCCAAGAACCGTACCGACGGCAACGTTACCATTGATCAATTCATTGCAGATGAAATCGGAAACCAGACACGGTTCCCATCACTCACGGTTGGTTCTGAGGGTGGCATCCATGGTGGTTGCCAGCTTTCATGGACGAAGTCAGGCGTTCGCGTTCCGCCGATCACAGGGCCTGCCGAGTTGTTTGACCGCCTGTTTGTCGCAGACTCAAAACAGGTCCAGGCTCGAAAAGTGAAAGAGAACTCGCTGCAGGCCTCGATCCTTGATTCGATTCACGACGAAGCCCGTTCACTTTCAAAACGAGTCAACAGCGAAGACAAGGCAAAGCTCGACGAGTATTTCAGTTCCATTCGCGATGTCGAAAAACGCTTGAAGCTCCGTCAGGTCTGGTCCGATCAGCCCAAACCGAAAGCCCCCTTTGACAAACCGGCTGATAAGAATACCGTGGAAGATCTGCCGATGCTCTACGAGTTAATCGCGCTGGCGTTACAGACCGATTCCACACGGATCGCGACGCTGGAAATCGGCGGCAGCTTTTTGCCACAACACCTGGGCATCAATAAGTCCTACCATGGTCTTTCTCATCATGGCAATAACGAAGAGTCCGTCGCAGATCTGGTCACGCTTGAACTCTATCAGATCGAACAGTTTGGTAAATTCCTGACGCGACTGGCTGGGATCTCTGACGGCGAACAGACCCTGCTTGATTCAACCGCGGTCCTGTTTGGCAGCGGAATGGGCAATGCCAATTCACACACCAACTCAGACCTCCCGATCATTCTGGCGGGAGGCGGGTATGGGACTGGTGAATTCAAGCAAGCCCCCGCGAAAGGGCCGGGTAAAGTTCCCTTGTGCAATCTCTTCCTGGATATCGCTCAGCGAATGGGTGTGGAGAAGGAAGCATTCGGAACGAGCACCGGAAGGTTCTCCTGA
- a CDS encoding DUF1592 domain-containing protein gives MSVLRAVCGFVFCLSWLVPCSAAEPQHRHASTVNRLLKKYCLDCHDVATADGEREFETFSLPLKSEQQLITADGVIDQVTLRKMPPEESVQPTDEERLALIGALRDSIQEARSQFESTGSRTIMRRLSNREYENTLATLFDRRVDTLGLTADFPKEETSQHMDNIGESLVTSGFLLDQYFQAASRLVEARLGKPEMKPKSWHFKDNFKQYEELSGAHRSVFKYRYLCLYEQPNTDTRQGGYGHIEDFLDGVPVSGLYDIQVQAQALHRDTHYDPKIFRIDFSEPFQLAVVTGDVKKGHIHYPQAIEPILASTVVPDDKPEWLKFRVWLEAGQTPRFIFPNGPYESRASVITLNKRYKDEFKNPETGVRRSALLREGELPHIRISEIKINGPLPEPGGSKEELAVFGKEGFQEAHALDQLYRFAKMAYRRPLNESDQQRIKTLYEKRLSEQAPPRQAALDTVKLILCSPSFLYLSEITPEEELELHPYDLASRLSYALWTAPPDAELFAAAASGQLKNKEELQKQIRRLLKDPRSDEFVNGFLDSWLNLRAMGDQPPPRRAAWEYYAKNLPESMKQEARLFFRSLLDENGSVEKFLDADYTFVDKKLAHLYQLPEKDKMRLKDGFQRVSLSGTKHRGGLLGMAGVLTVSANGVDTSPVTRGVYVLENLLGSPPPPPPDEVPAIEADVSGATTIRERLLKHSQDQTCYVCHRNIDPHGHALESFDPIGRWREKYPHPRGKGSGPKVDPTGKLPSGESFKDFESFKQVLLENRLDKFTHCLIEKLLTYSTGRQMERSDQYEIEDILKRVKAEDYGLETIVIEVMTSRIFRSR, from the coding sequence ATGAGCGTATTGCGCGCCGTTTGCGGTTTCGTATTCTGTCTTTCATGGCTGGTTCCCTGCTCTGCAGCAGAGCCGCAACACAGGCATGCCTCGACCGTCAACCGACTGTTGAAAAAATACTGTCTTGATTGCCATGACGTCGCAACCGCTGATGGTGAGCGCGAATTCGAAACATTTTCACTGCCGCTCAAATCGGAGCAGCAGCTGATTACCGCCGATGGAGTCATCGATCAGGTCACGCTGCGAAAAATGCCGCCTGAAGAATCGGTCCAGCCAACCGACGAAGAGCGACTCGCTTTAATCGGTGCCTTACGCGACAGCATTCAGGAAGCACGGAGCCAGTTTGAAAGTACCGGATCACGCACCATCATGCGTCGCCTTTCCAATCGGGAATATGAAAACACCCTTGCAACTCTGTTTGACCGGCGGGTCGACACGCTGGGATTAACAGCGGACTTTCCGAAAGAAGAGACCAGCCAGCACATGGACAACATCGGCGAGTCGCTGGTGACGTCCGGATTTCTGCTGGATCAGTATTTCCAGGCAGCCTCTCGGCTGGTAGAGGCCCGTCTGGGAAAACCCGAGATGAAACCGAAGTCCTGGCACTTTAAGGATAATTTCAAACAGTACGAAGAATTATCGGGGGCACACCGCAGTGTGTTCAAATATCGGTATCTCTGTCTCTACGAGCAGCCCAATACCGACACACGTCAAGGTGGCTATGGACACATTGAAGATTTTCTGGATGGCGTACCGGTCTCAGGTCTGTATGACATCCAGGTTCAGGCCCAGGCGCTGCACCGTGACACCCATTACGATCCCAAGATTTTCCGCATCGACTTTTCGGAACCGTTTCAACTGGCTGTTGTGACCGGTGATGTGAAGAAAGGGCATATCCATTACCCCCAGGCCATCGAACCGATCCTGGCCAGCACCGTGGTTCCGGATGACAAACCTGAGTGGCTAAAGTTTCGCGTCTGGTTGGAAGCCGGGCAGACACCCCGATTCATTTTTCCAAACGGACCTTATGAGTCGCGGGCATCCGTCATCACACTCAATAAACGCTACAAAGACGAATTTAAGAATCCTGAGACAGGTGTCAGACGAAGTGCACTGCTTCGCGAAGGAGAGCTGCCTCACATCAGGATCAGCGAAATCAAAATCAATGGTCCGCTCCCGGAACCGGGCGGCAGTAAAGAAGAACTCGCCGTATTCGGGAAAGAGGGATTCCAGGAAGCCCATGCCCTGGATCAACTGTATCGCTTTGCGAAAATGGCCTATCGGCGTCCTTTGAACGAATCCGATCAACAACGAATCAAAACTCTTTACGAAAAACGACTTTCCGAGCAGGCGCCCCCACGTCAGGCAGCCCTCGATACCGTCAAGCTAATACTCTGCTCGCCCTCGTTTTTATACCTCAGTGAGATTACTCCCGAGGAAGAACTCGAATTACACCCGTATGATCTGGCGTCGCGCCTTTCTTATGCACTCTGGACGGCACCGCCTGATGCAGAATTATTCGCCGCGGCCGCCTCGGGTCAACTGAAGAACAAAGAAGAACTACAGAAACAGATTCGACGTCTGTTGAAAGATCCCCGTTCGGATGAATTCGTCAATGGCTTTCTGGACAGCTGGCTTAATCTGCGTGCCATGGGCGACCAGCCTCCACCACGCAGAGCCGCCTGGGAATATTATGCTAAGAACCTGCCGGAATCGATGAAACAGGAAGCGCGTCTGTTTTTCCGCTCCCTGCTGGATGAAAACGGATCGGTCGAGAAATTCCTGGATGCAGACTATACCTTCGTTGATAAGAAACTGGCCCACCTCTATCAGTTACCTGAGAAAGACAAAATGCGACTGAAAGATGGTTTTCAGCGTGTCAGCCTTTCCGGTACGAAACACCGTGGTGGATTGCTGGGCATGGCTGGCGTGCTGACCGTCAGCGCCAATGGCGTTGATACATCGCCGGTCACACGCGGTGTGTATGTCCTTGAAAATCTGCTCGGATCTCCGCCACCACCTCCGCCAGATGAAGTGCCTGCCATTGAGGCTGATGTCAGCGGAGCCACGACCATTCGTGAGCGGCTGCTCAAACACAGCCAGGATCAGACGTGTTACGTCTGTCATCGTAATATCGATCCCCACGGACACGCACTGGAATCGTTTGATCCGATCGGCCGCTGGCGGGAAAAGTATCCTCATCCGAGAGGAAAAGGGAGCGGCCCCAAGGTCGATCCAACGGGTAAACTGCCTTCAGGCGAATCATTCAAAGATTTCGAGAGCTTTAAACAGGTACTGCTCGAAAACCGTCTTGATAAGTTTACCCACTGTCTGATCGAAAAGCTGCTCACCTACTCAACCGGAAGGCAGATGGAACGGTCCGACCAGTACGAGATCGAAGATATCTTGAAGCGTGTCAAAGCCGAGGACTACGGTTTAGAGACCATCGTGATCGAAGTCATGACTTCCCGCATCTTTCGCTCGCGTTAA
- a CDS encoding SGNH/GDSL hydrolase family protein, with protein MQKIKSTRLLIQLILFLLLAVSPAAAAEKTQSLQLTLPPMFYAVPGVEMSIYFDNIVLTETPKKYRFEVDCEIGTVDQNRWTVTPTDSNVGQYSLSVKVTDADGANLGTANTVLQVSKPDAGASRDTCRLLIIGDSLTNATTYSNEIARLLSTPDNPKWQMLGTHKPKSAAAGVAHEGYGGWTWQRFVSQYEPKPDRTNRKRSSPFVYLGKDGKPGLDLPRYFKEECNDQKPDYVIIMLGINDCFSAKQDAIDEKIDGMFTQADILIKALQTAAPQAEVGICLTTPGNSRQEAFYANYKDRYSRWGGKKIQHRLVQRQIEKFKGRENENLFIIPTELNLDIVDGYPVNNGVHPNKVGYQQIGASIYAWLKYRMEQ; from the coding sequence GTGCAGAAAATTAAATCCACCCGACTTCTGATCCAGCTGATTCTTTTCCTGCTGCTTGCAGTGTCTCCCGCAGCGGCTGCTGAAAAAACTCAATCTCTTCAGCTGACGCTGCCGCCCATGTTTTATGCGGTACCAGGCGTGGAGATGAGTATCTATTTCGACAATATTGTACTGACCGAAACTCCCAAAAAATATCGGTTTGAAGTGGATTGCGAAATCGGCACTGTTGACCAGAATCGCTGGACCGTGACGCCGACAGATTCGAATGTCGGACAATATTCTCTCTCAGTCAAAGTGACAGACGCCGACGGAGCGAACCTGGGGACTGCGAATACCGTTCTGCAAGTTTCAAAGCCGGATGCGGGAGCCAGTCGTGACACCTGTCGGTTGTTGATTATCGGCGACAGCCTGACAAATGCGACTACCTACTCCAACGAGATCGCCCGACTACTCTCGACCCCCGACAATCCGAAATGGCAAATGCTGGGAACGCACAAACCGAAGTCCGCCGCTGCGGGAGTCGCCCATGAAGGATATGGCGGTTGGACCTGGCAGCGGTTTGTTTCACAGTATGAGCCGAAACCCGATAGAACCAATCGCAAACGCAGCAGTCCGTTCGTTTACCTGGGAAAAGATGGTAAACCTGGTCTCGATTTACCACGTTACTTCAAAGAAGAGTGTAATGATCAAAAGCCAGATTATGTGATCATTATGTTGGGCATCAACGATTGTTTCTCAGCGAAGCAGGATGCTATAGATGAAAAAATCGATGGCATGTTCACACAGGCTGATATTCTCATCAAAGCCCTGCAGACGGCTGCGCCCCAGGCGGAGGTGGGAATCTGCCTGACCACGCCCGGGAACTCTCGGCAGGAAGCGTTTTATGCTAATTATAAAGACCGCTATAGCCGCTGGGGGGGGAAGAAGATTCAACACAGGCTGGTGCAACGTCAAATTGAAAAATTTAAAGGCCGCGAAAACGAGAACCTGTTCATCATTCCGACGGAGCTAAATCTCGATATCGTGGACGGCTACCCGGTTAACAATGGGGTGCACCCCAATAAAGTTGGTTACCAGCAAATCGGGGCGAGCATTTATGCGTGGTTGAAGTATCGAATGGAACAGTGA